One Curtobacterium sp. BH-2-1-1 genomic region harbors:
- a CDS encoding ABC transporter substrate-binding protein, whose amino-acid sequence MAIDRRMFLLGGAGVLLLAGCSTRPERTTVQEWPTDPPEGDVTISWWAGQVASKDGGDLRRRLIAEFQKEHPNIRVRIVSAPSDTDTNRTSLTTQIAAGSSTPDVYLGDVAWPGQFAKNKLATPVNELVGADFFDQFPEGLRQAASVDGTYYMFPLYIDESFFLYRKDLLAKHSLQVPGSWEEVRETAAKLVDTGDVSYGFAFQGDVYEGLTCNVTEFVADAGGSLLNDDLTRPETTSSETKRAFEFMRSLITDGASPRATLTYQEQDTNDAFSGGRAAFLRNWSYAWGIANGPDSQVAGKVGLAARPTFDGQDEHHSTIGGWGNYINPHTQQPAAALTFASWMSSETAQQFLTREGGVLPARSESLTSQDAKRQQRPTYDTAAGITLVPRPTSTAYYPKVSQGVYQNGNSILGGQASVDGGTSTMASAIALALKGEAL is encoded by the coding sequence ATGGCGATCGACCGCAGGATGTTCCTGCTCGGGGGAGCGGGGGTGCTGCTGCTCGCCGGCTGCTCCACCCGACCCGAGCGCACCACGGTCCAGGAGTGGCCGACCGACCCTCCCGAGGGTGACGTCACGATCAGCTGGTGGGCCGGCCAGGTCGCGTCGAAGGACGGCGGGGACCTGCGGCGCCGGCTCATCGCCGAGTTCCAGAAGGAGCACCCGAACATCCGGGTGCGCATCGTGAGCGCCCCGAGCGACACCGACACGAACCGCACCAGCCTGACGACCCAGATCGCCGCGGGCAGCAGCACCCCGGACGTCTACCTCGGGGACGTCGCGTGGCCCGGGCAGTTCGCGAAGAACAAGCTCGCGACCCCGGTGAACGAGCTCGTCGGCGCGGACTTCTTCGACCAGTTCCCCGAGGGGCTCCGGCAGGCCGCGAGCGTCGACGGCACGTACTACATGTTCCCGCTCTACATCGACGAGTCGTTCTTCCTGTACCGGAAGGACCTGCTCGCCAAGCACTCCCTGCAGGTCCCGGGCTCGTGGGAGGAGGTCCGCGAGACCGCGGCGAAGCTCGTCGACACCGGCGACGTCAGCTACGGGTTCGCGTTCCAGGGCGACGTGTACGAGGGACTCACCTGCAACGTCACCGAGTTCGTCGCGGACGCCGGCGGCTCGCTGCTCAACGACGACCTGACGAGACCCGAGACCACGAGCTCGGAGACGAAGCGCGCGTTCGAGTTCATGCGGTCCCTCATCACCGACGGCGCCAGCCCACGCGCCACCCTGACGTACCAGGAGCAGGACACGAACGACGCGTTCTCGGGCGGCCGAGCGGCGTTCCTCCGCAACTGGTCGTACGCGTGGGGCATCGCGAACGGGCCGGACAGCCAGGTCGCCGGCAAGGTCGGACTCGCCGCGCGGCCGACGTTCGACGGGCAGGACGAGCACCACTCGACCATCGGCGGGTGGGGCAACTACATCAACCCGCACACGCAGCAGCCGGCAGCGGCGCTGACGTTCGCGAGCTGGATGTCGAGCGAGACGGCGCAGCAGTTCCTCACCCGCGAGGGCGGGGTCCTGCCGGCCCGCAGCGAGTCGCTCACGAGCCAGGACGCGAAGCGCCAGCAGCGCCCGACGTACGACACCGCCGCGGGCATCACGCTCGTGCCCCGTCCGACGTCGACGGCCTACTACCCGAAGGTCTCGCAGGGCGTCTACCAGAACGGCAACAGCATCCTCGGCGGCCAGGCGTCCGTCGACGGCGGCACGAGCACGATGGCGTCGGCCATCGCGCTGGCCCTGAAGGGTGAGGCACTGTGA
- a CDS encoding LacI family DNA-binding transcriptional regulator translates to MATMQQVADRAGVSIATVSFVVNGTKYVTPATTARVQAAMRELKFRGNVVARALASRRTRIIALLFPTTGNRFSPTTSQFFMSAAERASERGYHLVLWPVDPAGDDLDDLVSGGLVDGVILMEVRMDDPRVAVLTALDVPFTLIGRTRDSSGLPFVDIDFETTIESSIDHLQSLGHRRFALVLEDLEGTPMAGYAPHLRAEATFRQVTAARGLGGTVVTAGPGSDGGRAAASEMLALDPGVTAVLVMKDDSSAGLLVGLYAAGRRVPEDVSVLSIASSEANADQHYPRLSTMVAPGRELGTRAADALIDQLDGKSDELPHFLLPCTLRTAESTAPAPA, encoded by the coding sequence ATGGCCACGATGCAGCAGGTCGCCGATCGGGCGGGTGTGTCGATCGCCACCGTGTCCTTCGTCGTGAACGGCACGAAGTACGTCACCCCCGCGACGACCGCCCGCGTGCAGGCGGCGATGCGCGAGCTGAAGTTCCGCGGCAACGTCGTCGCCCGGGCGCTCGCGAGCCGCCGCACCCGGATCATCGCGCTGCTGTTCCCGACCACCGGCAACCGCTTCAGCCCGACCACCTCGCAGTTCTTCATGAGCGCTGCCGAGCGGGCGTCCGAGCGCGGCTACCACCTCGTGCTCTGGCCGGTCGACCCCGCCGGCGACGACCTCGACGACCTCGTCTCCGGGGGGCTCGTCGACGGTGTGATCCTCATGGAGGTGCGGATGGACGACCCCCGCGTCGCCGTCCTCACCGCGCTCGACGTCCCGTTCACGCTCATCGGCCGCACCCGGGACAGCAGTGGTCTGCCGTTCGTCGACATCGACTTCGAGACCACGATCGAGTCGAGCATCGACCACCTGCAGTCGCTCGGGCACCGGCGGTTCGCGCTCGTGCTCGAGGACCTCGAGGGCACGCCGATGGCCGGCTACGCGCCGCACCTCCGCGCCGAGGCCACCTTCCGGCAGGTGACGGCAGCGCGGGGACTCGGCGGCACCGTGGTCACCGCGGGTCCGGGGAGTGACGGCGGACGTGCCGCGGCCAGCGAGATGCTCGCGCTCGACCCCGGCGTGACCGCCGTGCTCGTGATGAAGGACGACTCCTCCGCTGGGCTGCTCGTCGGCCTGTACGCGGCCGGACGCCGGGTACCGGAGGACGTCTCGGTGCTCAGCATCGCCTCGTCCGAGGCCAACGCCGACCAGCACTACCCGCGGCTGTCGACGATGGTGGCTCCGGGGCGCGAACTCGGGACCCGTGCGGCGGACGCGCTCATCGACCAGCTCGACGGGAAGTCCGACGAGCTGCCGCACTTCCTGCTGCCGTGCACCCTCCGCACGGCCGAGTCGACGGCACCCGCGCCCGCCTGA
- a CDS encoding sugar ABC transporter substrate-binding protein, translating into MKQRFPSPSRRTRALVGAVAVLATIPLVLTGCSGSGSASSGGSKALTIEDYYDATYNPVYKQCAKEVDATVTINHVAGAGLISKVLQQASSRTLPDVLMLDNPDVQQIAASGALSDLSDYGLSAEGDVPGVKAASTYKGKLYGLQSNTNSIALYYNKKLLADAGVQPPKTWDELKAAAKKLTSGSTYGFAMSNINTYEGTWQFLPFFWSNGGDEKDIATPEAAQALQLVEDLQNDGSMSKSSINWAQADVNSQFLAGKAAMMINGPWQLPALNAKKGLEFDSVPIPTRTGSETVAPLGGEAFTVPQTGDKDKMQLAAKFVGCLHSEKTQKALAEVSGNVPTNLEAGAAWASDHPQVASFVTTVKTARARTGELGPDWPKAATKIYTAVQLALTGKADPEAALEQAQSQSQ; encoded by the coding sequence ATGAAGCAAAGATTCCCCTCCCCGTCGCGCCGGACCCGCGCCCTCGTCGGCGCGGTCGCCGTGCTCGCCACGATCCCCCTGGTCCTCACCGGGTGCTCCGGTTCCGGATCGGCCTCGTCCGGTGGGAGCAAGGCCCTGACGATCGAGGACTACTACGACGCGACCTACAACCCCGTGTACAAGCAGTGCGCGAAGGAGGTCGACGCGACGGTCACGATCAACCACGTCGCCGGTGCCGGTCTGATCTCGAAGGTGCTGCAGCAGGCATCCTCGCGGACCCTGCCCGACGTGCTCATGCTCGACAACCCCGACGTGCAGCAGATCGCGGCCTCCGGGGCCCTCTCCGACCTCAGCGACTACGGCCTCAGCGCCGAGGGCGACGTCCCCGGCGTGAAGGCGGCGAGCACCTACAAGGGCAAGCTCTACGGCCTGCAGTCGAACACGAACTCCATCGCGCTCTACTACAACAAGAAGCTGCTGGCGGACGCCGGCGTGCAGCCGCCCAAGACCTGGGACGAGCTGAAGGCCGCCGCGAAGAAGCTCACCTCCGGGTCCACGTACGGCTTCGCGATGAGCAACATCAACACCTACGAGGGCACCTGGCAGTTCCTGCCGTTCTTCTGGTCGAACGGCGGTGACGAGAAGGACATCGCGACGCCCGAGGCCGCGCAGGCCCTGCAGCTCGTCGAGGACCTGCAGAACGACGGCTCGATGTCGAAGAGCTCGATCAACTGGGCCCAGGCCGACGTGAACAGCCAGTTCCTCGCCGGCAAGGCCGCGATGATGATCAACGGCCCGTGGCAGCTGCCCGCCCTGAACGCGAAGAAGGGCCTCGAGTTCGACAGTGTGCCGATCCCGACCCGCACCGGCTCGGAGACCGTCGCACCGCTCGGCGGCGAGGCGTTCACCGTCCCGCAGACCGGCGACAAGGACAAGATGCAGCTCGCCGCCAAGTTCGTCGGCTGCCTCCACTCGGAGAAGACGCAGAAGGCCCTCGCCGAGGTGAGCGGCAACGTGCCGACGAACCTCGAGGCCGGCGCCGCATGGGCGTCCGACCACCCGCAGGTGGCCTCGTTCGTCACGACCGTGAAGACCGCCCGGGCCCGCACCGGTGAGCTCGGACCGGACTGGCCCAAGGCCGCGACGAAGATCTACACCGCCGTCCAGCTCGCCCTGACGGGCAAGGCCGACCCCGAGGCAGCGCTCGAGCAGGCGCAGTCCCAGAGCCAGTAG
- a CDS encoding carbohydrate ABC transporter permease, which yields MSATTQTRPRTQASVPPPRPGQRRARMRIGITRWLFVIPAALFVAVFFGYPVVKNIIMSFQDYTTKTFFTGEAPWVGLGNYIQVFQSSVFATSVVNTALFTAGSIILQFVIGLALALFFRRHFPLSGFLRGLLLLPWLLPLIASSAVWKWLLDQDSGALNQLLGVVGIAPVPWLVSPSLALIAVIGVNVWLGIPFNTTILYSGLQSVPPELYEAGALDGATGFKAFWYITWPSIRSVVSVVIVLGVVYTLKVVDIILGLTGGGPANSTQTLATNAYHQSFINFQFGIGAAVSNVLIVVSFVFAMVYIAISRKAVDE from the coding sequence ATGAGCGCCACGACACAGACCCGACCACGGACCCAGGCGTCCGTCCCACCACCACGACCCGGCCAGCGCCGCGCGCGCATGCGGATCGGGATCACCCGATGGCTCTTCGTCATCCCGGCCGCACTCTTCGTGGCCGTGTTCTTCGGCTACCCGGTCGTGAAGAACATCATCATGTCCTTCCAGGACTACACGACCAAGACCTTCTTCACGGGCGAGGCCCCGTGGGTCGGGCTCGGCAACTACATCCAGGTGTTCCAGAGCTCGGTCTTCGCGACGAGCGTCGTGAACACCGCGCTGTTCACCGCCGGCTCGATCATCCTGCAGTTCGTGATCGGCCTCGCCCTCGCACTGTTCTTCCGGCGGCACTTCCCGCTGTCGGGGTTCCTGCGCGGACTGCTCCTCCTGCCGTGGCTGCTCCCGCTGATCGCGTCCAGCGCGGTCTGGAAGTGGCTCCTCGACCAGGACAGCGGCGCGCTCAACCAGCTCCTCGGCGTGGTCGGCATCGCCCCGGTGCCGTGGCTGGTCAGCCCGAGCCTCGCCCTCATCGCCGTCATCGGCGTGAACGTCTGGCTCGGCATCCCCTTCAACACGACGATCCTCTACAGCGGGCTGCAGTCCGTGCCGCCGGAGCTGTACGAGGCCGGCGCGCTCGACGGCGCCACGGGCTTCAAGGCGTTCTGGTACATCACCTGGCCGAGCATCCGGAGCGTGGTGAGCGTCGTGATCGTGCTCGGGGTCGTCTACACGCTGAAGGTCGTGGACATCATCCTCGGCCTCACCGGTGGCGGCCCGGCGAACTCCACGCAGACCCTGGCCACGAACGCCTACCACCAGTCCTTCATCAACTTCCAGTTCGGCATCGGAGCCGCCGTGAGCAACGTGCTCATCGTCGTCTCGTTCGTCTTCGCGATGGTCTACATCGCGATCTCCAGGAAGGCGGTCGACGAATGA
- a CDS encoding carbohydrate ABC transporter permease: MSVGLANQTVTATRAITTKRSARVPGPKRGVKGIPLTILGCVFLAIMVFPVYWMVNTSLQATSGAATATWFPFSPTFRGYETAFAQQGQNFLSSMIIGLGTVVLTLAIATPAAYGLARFKMRGTRVFLLVLLITQMIPAIVIANALYTLFNNVGLLNSYIGLILADSAVQVPFAVLLMRAFMESIPPSLVEAALVDGANDLRAFISIVLPISRNAIVTAALFTFLGAWGDFLIALTLTSTTAVRPITLGIYNYIGSNVTDWGPVMATSVLASLPAAVLLIVAQRYISAGALGGAVK; the protein is encoded by the coding sequence ATGAGCGTCGGACTCGCGAACCAGACCGTCACCGCCACCCGGGCGATCACCACGAAGCGCAGTGCACGGGTCCCCGGACCGAAGCGCGGCGTCAAGGGCATCCCGCTCACGATCCTCGGCTGCGTGTTCCTCGCGATCATGGTGTTCCCCGTCTACTGGATGGTGAACACGAGCCTGCAGGCCACGTCCGGGGCCGCCACCGCGACCTGGTTCCCGTTCTCCCCCACCTTCCGCGGGTACGAGACGGCGTTCGCCCAGCAGGGGCAGAACTTCCTGTCGAGCATGATCATCGGCCTCGGCACCGTCGTGCTGACCCTGGCGATCGCGACCCCGGCCGCCTACGGGCTGGCTCGGTTCAAGATGCGCGGCACCCGGGTGTTCCTGCTCGTGCTGCTCATCACGCAGATGATCCCGGCGATCGTCATCGCGAACGCGCTCTACACGCTGTTCAACAACGTCGGGCTGCTGAACAGCTACATCGGGCTGATCCTGGCCGACAGTGCCGTCCAGGTGCCGTTCGCCGTGCTGCTCATGCGTGCGTTCATGGAGTCGATCCCGCCGAGCCTGGTCGAGGCCGCGCTCGTCGACGGGGCGAACGACCTCCGGGCGTTCATCTCGATCGTCCTGCCCATCAGCCGGAACGCCATCGTCACGGCGGCGCTCTTCACGTTCCTCGGCGCCTGGGGCGACTTCCTCATCGCGCTCACCCTGACGTCGACGACCGCGGTCCGGCCGATCACGCTCGGCATCTACAACTACATCGGTTCGAACGTCACCGACTGGGGGCCCGTCATGGCGACGTCGGTCCTCGCGTCGCTGCCGGCGGCCGTGCTGCTCATCGTCGCCCAGCGGTACATCTCCGCCGGCGCACTCGGCGGCGCCGTCAAGTGA
- a CDS encoding ThuA domain-containing protein encodes MTTTPLRITVWGENVHEQVEQHVAERYPDGMHGAIADGIRENLPDAVVRTATMQEPEHGLTDEVLAQTDVLTWWGHAAHQDVDDAVVDRVHKHVLSGMGLVVLHSGHWSKIFGKLMGTTCTLRWRSEHDQELVWTVNPQHPITRGVPNPIVIPEQEMYGEYFDVPTPDELVFISGFTGGEVFRSGMTYRRGLGKIFYFSPGDQDFPVYHHKDVRRVIANATEWARPEREREIPTLRRYDLGEYFDGQHYRGPFDDAPVEEHEGAQA; translated from the coding sequence ATGACCACCACCCCGCTGCGCATCACCGTCTGGGGCGAGAACGTCCACGAGCAGGTCGAGCAGCACGTCGCCGAGCGGTACCCCGACGGCATGCACGGCGCCATCGCCGACGGCATCCGCGAGAACCTGCCGGACGCCGTCGTCCGCACCGCCACGATGCAGGAGCCCGAGCACGGCCTCACCGACGAGGTCCTCGCCCAGACCGACGTGCTCACCTGGTGGGGCCACGCCGCACACCAGGACGTGGACGACGCCGTCGTCGACCGCGTGCACAAGCACGTCCTGTCCGGCATGGGCCTCGTCGTGCTGCACTCCGGCCACTGGTCGAAGATCTTCGGGAAGCTGATGGGCACGACCTGCACGCTCCGGTGGCGCAGCGAGCACGACCAGGAGCTCGTCTGGACCGTGAACCCGCAGCACCCCATCACGCGCGGCGTCCCGAACCCGATCGTCATCCCCGAGCAGGAGATGTACGGCGAGTACTTCGACGTCCCGACCCCCGACGAGCTCGTGTTCATCTCGGGCTTCACCGGCGGCGAGGTGTTCCGGAGCGGCATGACCTACCGCCGCGGCCTCGGGAAGATCTTCTACTTCTCCCCCGGCGACCAGGACTTCCCCGTGTACCACCACAAGGACGTCCGACGCGTGATCGCGAACGCCACCGAGTGGGCGCGGCCGGAGCGTGAGCGGGAGATCCCGACGCTGCGCCGGTACGACCTCGGCGAGTACTTCGACGGCCAGCACTACCGCGGCCCGTTCGACGACGCACCGGTCGAGGAGCACGAAGGGGCACAGGCATGA